Proteins encoded within one genomic window of Triticum aestivum cultivar Chinese Spring chromosome 2D, IWGSC CS RefSeq v2.1, whole genome shotgun sequence:
- the LOC123050581 gene encoding uncharacterized protein → MAICFKRAVAWLRVITNSPWMVLSVSRHYAHGRFYWISGSSEKLLVLDIQRMEFSMADHPPAFSGGVAIVEAGQGMIRMFVRKPNAPLFVPTTHTEALRYMVWRNNGGISTRWQREKKTVSLDSGSVLTGAVGRHLLLYQCGRSSVQTGGFTLDVDTSQVERAHTMPLMSRERGAVLVPQVEEADPGGVQGPALAAAARAPNPLLVVNSDAEVGRGGQRRRRRWGWTCGGCRGW, encoded by the exons ATGGCGATCTGCTTCAAGCGAGCTGTTGCCTGGCTTCGTGTTATCACCAATTCACCATGGATGGTTCTCTCCGTGTCGCGCCATTACGCCCATGGCCGCTTCTACTGGATTTCAGGTTCAAGTGAAAAATTGCTTGTGCTTGACATTCAGAGGATGGAGTTCTCCATGGCTGACCACCCACCAGCTTTCAGTGGTGGTGTGGCCATCGTGGAGGCAGGCCAAGGCATGATTCGGATGTTTGTGCGTAAACCCAACGCACCTCTGTTTGTGCCTACAACCCACACAGAAGCCCTTCGTTATATGGTTTGGCGAAACAATGGTGGGATTTCCACCCGGTGgcagagggagaagaagacagTCTCACTGGATTCTGGGTCCGTGCTCACGGGCGCAGTGGGGAGGCACTTGCTGCTGTATCAGTGTGGAAGATCGTCAGTCCAGACAGGTGGTTTCACGCTCGATGTCGACACATCCCAGGTTGAGAGG GCACACACCATGCCGTTGATGTCCAGGGAGCGGGGCGCTGTGCTGGTGCCTCAAGTGGAAGAAGCTGACCCTGGAGGCGTGCAAGGACCTGCCCTTGCAGCGGCCGCTCGAGCTCCAAACCCCTTGCTCGTCGTCAACAGTGATGCCGAGGTGGGTCGTGGCgggcagaggaggcggcggcgctggggctggACCTGCGGGGGGTGCAGGGGCTGGTAG
- the LOC123050582 gene encoding uncharacterized protein, whose product MASLAIPDELLVDIFLRLPTPEDLIRASAACVSFRRLVADRSFLRRFRKIRPPPLLGFLDSGRHLFHPAVPPHPSAPATSAVALVADFSFAFLPAPHQDWSVREVRDGRVLLDRPRRHDSGDGFGALFMEMVVCDPLHRQYLLLPQSPTT is encoded by the coding sequence ATGGCCTCGCTGGCGATCCCCGACGAGCTACTAGTGGACATTTTCCTCCGCCTCCCCACCCCAGAAGACCTCAtccgcgcctccgccgcctgcgTCTCcttccgccgcctcgtcgccgaccGCTCCTTCCTCCGGCGCTTCCGCAAGATCCGCCCCCcgcccctcctcggcttcctcgACTCAGGTCGGCACCTCTTCCACCCCGCCGTACCGCCTCACCCCTCCGCGCCGGCGACCAGCGCCGTCGCCCTCGTCGCCGACTTCTCCTTCGCCTTCCTCCCCGCCCCCCACCAGGACTGGTCCGTGCGGGAAGTCCGCGACGGCCGCGTCCTCCTCGACAGACCCCGCCGCCACGACTCCGGTGATGGGTTCGGAGCCCTCTTCATGGAGATGGTGGTGTGCGACCCCTTGCACCGGCAGTATCTCCTGCTCCCCCAATCCCCGACGACCTAG